The DNA region GGTGGAGAAAGGGAATAACCCTTTTGACTTACCTTTATGGTTATGCTATTGGTTACAGCTTTTTCAGGAAAAGTCATGTGCTTGGTTAATTTCTCACCCAACGTATATTCAATAATTATAACCCTTCAATCTCTTAAGTATTTCTTCCATCCACTTGGATTGACTTTTTGTGCTTTTCTTCAACACCTGCCAGTTCTGCAATAGTAGTTGTTGTCAAGTATTCCATAATATGTTCCCTAAGGTCTGTCCACTTATCGTGAACTGCACAGGGTGAAGTTTGCCACTCTTCACATCTTCCAGGTCTCAAAGCGCAGTAATCTAAGCGATAGTCCTCATCAAGGTATCTTATCACATCGTATATGGATATTTCTTCAGGTTGGATAGCAAATGCAAAACCCCCATTGGGACCTTTGTATGATTTTAAAACCCTTTCCCTGACCAGTTTATGAAAGATCTTTGAGAGAAAGGGCTTGGGGATGTTCTGCACTTGAGCGATCTCTTCTACCTTCACAAGCCTTCCCTTCTGTAAAGCCAGATAGGCTAAAGCCAACAAAGCGTATTTAACAGTTTCTGAGTAAATCATAAATATCTATTATATAGTTTAAACTCCGAAATTTGCAAGGATATAACACCACCCTTAAATCTTTTGAAATACAACTACCCCTTTACCTTCTCTTTATCTTGCCCTTCTGCTCTTTTTTCTCTAACTTTTCTGGATCCACCCCAAGTTACATCAAACTTTCATGCTCTGCTTTTTCCTATCGCCTTCATAAAGAGCCTGAGCCCAAAAACTTATCTCCTTAATAGACCCTTGGGGAGTAAGCTTAATAGCCTCAGCTCCCCATTGGTTGCTCTCAATGCGAAAACATAAAACTTAAAACGTTATTGCCTTAGTTTTGTAATTAACTAAAATAAAAATTATCATGGAAAGGTCCTTACTTAAGGAAAAGAAAAAACTTGAGATAATAAGAACAGCCTGTAAGCTTTTTTCTGAAAAAGGGTATCACAACACCGTTATACCGGATATTGCCAACGCCCTTGGAATGAGTGTGGGTAATATTTACAACTACTTTGAATCAAAGGAAGAGCTGGCAAAAGAGATAATGCTAACTGTTTCTAGCTATGTAGCGGAGAGGTTAAGAAGAATAAACCAAGAGAATATATCTACAAGAGAAAAGATATATAGATTTACGGAAGAATTTTTTCAAATGGCTCTAAAGGAGCCAGAATTGATAAACTACTTTCTTAGGGTTTTTCTGGTTAACAGGGAAATCTTCAAGGAGGGTTGTGAGGGCTTTGCCTGTGTGGCTGAAGTTGTCACCGAGGTCATGATTTTGCTGTCTGATGGTATAGAAAGAGGGGAGCTTAGAAATCAGAGTTTCTTCCCAGCTTTCACCATTATTATGGGTCCAATAGGCGGGATGGTATTTTTGCACAACGAAGGAGTGTTAGAAAAACCTTTAATAGAATACAAGGACGAAGTCGCCTACAACATCTGGAACGCTCTTAGGGCTTAATCTTCAATCTTCTGTGAATAGCAAGATAGGGAGGTGTTCTAAAAGGTGGTATTCTTCTGACAAAATAGTAGCGGGCTATGTGATAGCTTGGGTCAAACCCAAAAAAGTTAAGCTTCATCCTTTCAAGCTCTTCGTTTCTGTATTCAAAAAGCGGTTTTTCCCTCCAATCCCTAATCCTCCCCTCTCTCTTCCTTTTCAGAAAAACATCATAATCACTCGTGTTTATAAAGTTTTCAAGAAATCCAGAAACTTTTTCCCTAAACTCCTTTGGCGTTCTTCCAAAAACGAAGTCTATCAGGCCAATTTCGTAAGCTTTTTTGGAGCTTATAGGCATTCTGTTTTGCATTATTTCCTTTGCCTTTTCCCACCCAACCCTCTTAGGTAGAGTGTATGTCCAGAACTCAGACCCATATAGATTGCCTATGTTTTTATAGTGGGGGTTCAAAACCACACCTTCCCTAGCAAAGACTAAATCGCAAGTTAAAGCTAAGAAAACGCCACCCGCTCCCGCATTTCCCTGCAGACATGCTACAGTCAGCTTGTCTAATGTTTTTAGAATTTCCTCACATAGGTCATCCATAGCGTTTATGTTTCTCCAGGATTCATCCGCCGGACTTTCGGAAGCTTCTATAGTATTTAAGTTCATCCCGTTTGAAAAGAAATCCTCCTGTCCCAAGAGCACAATAGCTTTTGTTGGTCTCTCTTTTGCATACCTAAACACCTCCAAAAGTCTCTCACACTGCTGGGTGGACATGGCCCCGTTGTAAAAGTTAAATGTTATGTATCCTATCCCTGCCACCTCCTCGTAAATGATCTCCCGGTAGGTATTAAAATCAATCTTCTCCCAAGGTTTTATAGGCTCCTCCTTTACCTTATCCAAAAGATGCGGTATTACCCTTTGGGCTGGAAGTTTTATTGAGTTTTTTTCTCTTTTTCTCATGTGGGTAATCCAAACAGCCCCATCTATGGTTCCAATGCATACCGCCTCATCTCTAATTGCCAGTATCTCTCCAGGCTTTCCTCTGAGCATATCCTCTTTGTGTGGATTGTAAAGATAGTATTCTTCTCCTCCTAAGCATGCCAAAGCTCCAGGCTGGCTATCCGAAGCATAGACCTTTCTTATTACCTCTTCAGTGCCATCCTTAAACCAATCTACGCGTCTGTAGGACTGATCCATGTAAGGTTTCCAAGAGCCCTTTGGATATATCTTTTTAGGCTCTCTATCTTCAAGCATGTAATCCAAAGCTTCTAACACACAATCCACCGCACTTTCTGTAGCCTCCATTCTGTATATGCTAGACTTTCTTGCCTTTCTCATAGGAAAGGTTCTATAGCTCCAGACTGGCCCCGCATCGTATTCTTCAACCGCCTCCAAAAAGCTAACTCCCCACTCTTTTGCTTTTTCTAAGATAGCCCAGTCTAAGGCAGAAGGGCCCCTATCCCCAGGAGGGCCAGGATGTATTACAAACGTTTTTACTTTTTGCCAAACTTCCCTTGGAATTTTGCGCTTCAAGAAAGGTGCAATTACCAAATCAGGCTTGTAAAGATTAAAGGCTTCTACCGTAAGCTCTGGATGAACGTCAAGCTCAATAGATACCTCATGGCCTCTTTCAGTTAGCTCACAGTAAAGTCTCTGGGTAAGGGAGTTGAACCTATGGCAGAGAAAAAGGATCCTCATAGTCTTTTATACCTATAGTAAGCGTTGCAGGCGCCTTCTGAGGAAACCATGCAGGAACCTATGGGATTTTGGGGTGTGCAAACGGTCCCAAATAGTTTGCATTCAGTAGGCAAAGCCACACCGCGGATGACCTTTCCACATATACAGGCAGGATGCTCCTTAGGTCTTGGTAAGTTTATATAGAATCTTTTTTCTCCGTCAAACTCTTCAAACTCGCCTCTTAGCTTCAGGGCGCTGTATGGCACAACTCCTAAACCCCTCCACTCAAACTCCTTCCTAAGCTCAAAAACTTCCGAAACGAGTTTTTGGGCTTTTAAGTTCCCATCGTATGTAACAAAACGAGTGTATTGATTAGCCACGTAAGCCTCCCCTTTGGCTATCTGCTTGACCAAAATCCATACTCCTTGCATAACGTCCAGTGGTTCAAAACCGCATATTACAACAGGCTTTAAAAACTCCTGTGAAAAATACTCGTAAGGTCTTACCCCTATTATGGTGCTTACATGCCCTGGACCAATAAAGGCATCTATGCTAACCTTTCCTATATCCCTTATCTCGGGAGAATTGAGTATATGCTGTATGGCGGATGGAGTTATTACATGGTTTGAAACCACGTAAAGATTTCTTAGTCCTAACTGCTTTGCTTTTAATAGCAAGACTGCAGTCTGGGGCGTGGTTGTTTCAAAACCTATGGCAAAAAACACCACATTTTTTTCACCTTCAACCTGCGCAATTTTTAGCACTTCCAAAGAGGAATTTACCATCCTAACGTCCCTACCTTCAGCCCTTAGGTCCAAAAGGCTCTTTCTTTGGGAACCCGGAACTCTTAAAAGGTCTCCGTAGGAACACAGCACGGTGTTTTCCTGCCTTGCTATGTGTATGGCAAGGTCTATCCTTGATTGTGGGATAACGCAGACTGGACAACCAGGACCATGTACGAACCTAACATAACCTTCCAAAAGCTGGTCTATGCCATGTTTTACTATAGCGTGAGTATGTCCGCCGCAGAATTCCATTATACTTACCACTCTACCTATCCTTTCCACAAGCCTTTTTATAGCTTTCTCTATGGTTTTTAGTCTTTTGCTATCTCTGAATTCCTTTAGCTCAAAGGTTTTCAAACTCCTCCTCCATTGAAAGTATCTCTTCAAAAAGCTCCAAACTTTTTAATGCTTCTTCTTCATCCAGCTTTGATATGGCAAAACCTACATGAACCAGGACCCAGTCCCCTTGCCTTACAGGTTCGTTCAAAAGCTCCAAGGAAATTATCCTTTTCACTCCCATAGTATTCACCACTGCGCTGTTGTCTTCTCTTATCTGCTCTATCTGGGCAGGTATGGCCAAACACATAGCCTCCCTCGGTGAAAGACTGTTCATTAAATATATACTACGAGCTCTTTTAGTGCAAGTGGTAGTATGGTTTGTCTCTGTGTTTGTGCATAAGGCCCGCTTCTATTAGTTTTTCTCTATCCGAAAAAAACCCATCCACACTTCCATCGTAGATTATCCTGCCCCCTTCTCCTAATACTACAAGCCTGTTTCCAAGCTCTGGTACCAAGCTAAGATTATGGGTTGAGATCACAGTAGTAAGGTTTAACTCTTGGAGGATGTCTATTAGCAAACCTGTGCTTTTTGGATCTAAGTTTGAAGTAGGCTCGTCCAAAAGTAAAACCTCTGGCTCAAGGATTAAAAGACAGGC from Thermocrinis sp. includes:
- a CDS encoding Rrf2 family transcriptional regulator yields the protein MIYSETVKYALLALAYLALQKGRLVKVEEIAQVQNIPKPFLSKIFHKLVRERVLKSYKGPNGGFAFAIQPEEISIYDVIRYLDEDYRLDYCALRPGRCEEWQTSPCAVHDKWTDLREHIMEYLTTTTIAELAGVEEKHKKSIQVDGRNT
- a CDS encoding hydrogenase maturation protein, coding for MRILFLCHRFNSLTQRLYCELTERGHEVSIELDVHPELTVEAFNLYKPDLVIAPFLKRKIPREVWQKVKTFVIHPGPPGDRGPSALDWAILEKAKEWGVSFLEAVEEYDAGPVWSYRTFPMRKARKSSIYRMEATESAVDCVLEALDYMLEDREPKKIYPKGSWKPYMDQSYRRVDWFKDGTEEVIRKVYASDSQPGALACLGGEEYYLYNPHKEDMLRGKPGEILAIRDEAVCIGTIDGAVWITHMRKREKNSIKLPAQRVIPHLLDKVKEEPIKPWEKIDFNTYREIIYEEVAGIGYITFNFYNGAMSTQQCERLLEVFRYAKERPTKAIVLLGQEDFFSNGMNLNTIEASESPADESWRNINAMDDLCEEILKTLDKLTVACLQGNAGAGGVFLALTCDLVFAREGVVLNPHYKNIGNLYGSEFWTYTLPKRVGWEKAKEIMQNRMPISSKKAYEIGLIDFVFGRTPKEFREKVSGFLENFINTSDYDVFLKRKREGRIRDWREKPLFEYRNEELERMKLNFFGFDPSYHIARYYFVRRIPPFRTPPYLAIHRRLKIKP
- a CDS encoding TetR/AcrR family transcriptional regulator, encoding MERSLLKEKKKLEIIRTACKLFSEKGYHNTVIPDIANALGMSVGNIYNYFESKEELAKEIMLTVSSYVAERLRRINQENISTREKIYRFTEEFFQMALKEPELINYFLRVFLVNREIFKEGCEGFACVAEVVTEVMILLSDGIERGELRNQSFFPAFTIIMGPIGGMVFLHNEGVLEKPLIEYKDEVAYNIWNALRA
- a CDS encoding HypC/HybG/HupF family hydrogenase formation chaperone, with product MCLAIPAQIEQIREDNSAVVNTMGVKRIISLELLNEPVRQGDWVLVHVGFAISKLDEEEALKSLELFEEILSMEEEFENL
- the hypD gene encoding hydrogenase formation protein HypD; this encodes MKTFELKEFRDSKRLKTIEKAIKRLVERIGRVVSIMEFCGGHTHAIVKHGIDQLLEGYVRFVHGPGCPVCVIPQSRIDLAIHIARQENTVLCSYGDLLRVPGSQRKSLLDLRAEGRDVRMVNSSLEVLKIAQVEGEKNVVFFAIGFETTTPQTAVLLLKAKQLGLRNLYVVSNHVITPSAIQHILNSPEIRDIGKVSIDAFIGPGHVSTIIGVRPYEYFSQEFLKPVVICGFEPLDVMQGVWILVKQIAKGEAYVANQYTRFVTYDGNLKAQKLVSEVFELRKEFEWRGLGVVPYSALKLRGEFEEFDGEKRFYINLPRPKEHPACICGKVIRGVALPTECKLFGTVCTPQNPIGSCMVSSEGACNAYYRYKRL